One genomic segment of Arthrobacter sp. NicSoilB8 includes these proteins:
- a CDS encoding tyrosine-type recombinase/integrase, which produces MKGGNYRKLYISDELDRLYAEYVWRLCEDGLDLAVDDIDGSYVFVNIAGGRRFAPLRPETSGAPGFDAARNEELLDAVPQGLRLLHYTRDSVPAEYLGSFGFYHGKIGNIHLDGLGTTMQNEFIFAIWRIVELGGRVPCAPLALLLRELAATSERLQRAAQPFKSVMDYTPAEWRTELSTTWVRRTQQLPNSNTLRTILAPLDRISKLLWFAYDTRPWWQREIWDLTMDPRIPRRPQEMLAQVAIHWHRLQPEWLRRGTMFYVKTQIEGGDLSWSSAHGRYDWLLPFGDFVVSRDLPGPQLTPDPERLRPLMLEFLADVRQAKSRTGKNKGKPRSVGSIASITAAVRGLYAFMNDFGPEAAVAVGDERWAGIGNEYLRFWRLGDIPRNTQKHRYDERHLISDANMAALAAHAHLLSSPRSSSGLEDEQAMRILLLMMKTGRRINEICMLDLDPIIAVEGPTPEGEQIAKLRYQQTKIDDAPNTILIDQEAIAIVAEQRRWLTEHFAEDITPKYLFVRAQSNLQGVHPYQAGQFRNQLRRLVALAGLTEPDGTALDLGKTHRFRHTKATSLINGGVPLHVVQRYMGHLSPEMTMHYAQTLDATAKAEFLRVRKITASGSQPGMATDDLYELMALDSRTDRVLPNGWCTLPPAKTCDKGNACLTCNLFVTDERFLGVHEGEIVALDQLIDRRQAAHQEHTGQPMSENHVWLTLRRREQRALKTIVDSLKKQPDGAPEPLRGAGAQSRIAADRHDKEDSQ; this is translated from the coding sequence GTGAAGGGCGGAAATTACCGCAAACTCTACATTTCAGATGAGCTGGATCGGCTCTACGCCGAGTACGTCTGGCGCCTGTGTGAGGACGGCCTCGACCTGGCAGTCGATGACATCGACGGGTCGTACGTTTTCGTGAATATTGCAGGCGGTAGGCGTTTCGCCCCGCTTCGGCCGGAGACAAGCGGGGCTCCGGGCTTCGACGCAGCACGGAATGAGGAACTGCTCGATGCTGTCCCGCAGGGGTTGCGGCTGCTGCATTACACCCGGGACTCGGTACCGGCGGAGTATCTGGGTTCGTTCGGTTTCTACCATGGCAAGATCGGCAACATCCATCTCGACGGCCTCGGCACAACGATGCAGAACGAGTTTATCTTCGCGATCTGGCGCATCGTCGAACTCGGCGGGCGAGTGCCCTGCGCGCCACTGGCGTTACTCCTGAGGGAGCTCGCCGCGACGTCGGAACGGCTGCAGCGGGCGGCCCAGCCGTTCAAGAGCGTGATGGACTATACGCCGGCCGAATGGCGCACAGAGCTGTCTACGACCTGGGTCCGACGGACGCAGCAACTGCCGAACTCGAACACGCTGCGCACGATCTTGGCGCCGCTGGACCGGATCAGCAAGCTGCTCTGGTTCGCCTACGACACAAGACCGTGGTGGCAACGAGAGATCTGGGACCTGACGATGGACCCGAGGATCCCCCGACGGCCACAGGAGATGCTCGCGCAGGTAGCGATTCACTGGCACCGCCTCCAGCCTGAATGGCTTCGTCGCGGCACGATGTTCTATGTCAAAACCCAGATCGAAGGCGGCGATCTGTCATGGTCAAGCGCGCACGGCCGCTACGACTGGCTCCTACCCTTCGGTGACTTCGTCGTTTCCCGGGATCTCCCCGGCCCACAACTCACTCCAGATCCGGAAAGGCTGCGCCCGCTGATGTTGGAGTTTCTGGCAGACGTCCGCCAGGCGAAGTCGCGCACCGGCAAGAACAAGGGCAAGCCGCGGTCCGTCGGAAGCATCGCATCAATCACAGCAGCCGTCCGGGGTCTTTACGCATTCATGAACGACTTCGGCCCTGAAGCCGCGGTCGCAGTTGGCGATGAGCGTTGGGCGGGAATCGGGAACGAGTACCTGCGATTCTGGAGACTTGGCGACATTCCACGCAACACCCAGAAACATCGATACGACGAACGCCACCTGATTAGCGACGCCAACATGGCAGCTCTGGCCGCACACGCTCACCTGCTAAGTTCTCCCCGCTCAAGCAGCGGCCTGGAAGATGAACAGGCGATGCGCATCCTTCTCCTAATGATGAAGACAGGACGTCGAATCAACGAGATCTGCATGCTGGATCTCGACCCGATCATCGCTGTCGAGGGACCCACACCTGAGGGTGAACAAATCGCCAAACTGCGCTACCAGCAGACCAAAATAGATGACGCTCCGAACACAATACTCATCGATCAGGAAGCGATAGCCATCGTTGCTGAGCAGCGCCGGTGGCTCACCGAGCACTTCGCTGAGGACATTACGCCGAAGTACCTGTTCGTACGGGCCCAAAGCAATTTGCAAGGCGTTCATCCCTATCAGGCCGGGCAGTTCCGGAACCAGCTACGTCGCCTTGTTGCCCTCGCCGGCCTGACCGAACCCGACGGGACCGCGCTGGATTTGGGCAAAACACACCGGTTCCGGCACACGAAAGCGACCAGCCTCATCAACGGCGGTGTCCCCCTGCACGTCGTCCAGCGATATATGGGCCACCTAAGCCCGGAGATGACCATGCACTACGCGCAGACCCTGGACGCAACAGCCAAAGCAGAGTTCCTCCGCGTCCGGAAGATCACGGCGTCCGGCTCCCAACCCGGAATGGCGACTGACGACCTCTACGAACTGATGGCTTTGGACTCGCGCACCGACCGCGTGCTGCCGAACGGCTGGTGCACGCTCCCACCCGCCAAAACCTGCGACAAGGGCAATGCTTGCCTCACCTGCAACCTCTTTGTCACCGACGAAAGGTTCCTCGGTGTTCACGAGGGCGAGATTGTCGCCCTCGACCAGCTCATCGACCGGCGGCAGGCCGCGCACCAGGAACATACAGGGCAGCCCATGAGCGAAAACCACGTCTGGCTCACGCTTCGGCGCCGGGAACAGCGCGCGCTCAAGACCATCGTAGATTCGCTCAAAAAACAGCCGGACGGCGCTCCTGAGCCACTTCGCGGCGCAGGAGCACAATCCCGGATCGCCGCGGACCGACACGATAAGGAGGACTCGCAGTGA
- a CDS encoding cation transporter, which produces MSTSQLAPAPARRAVLSRRIRLFAAATISYNVIEAVVALWAGGVAESSALIAFGLDSVIEVASALALSWQFSAKDPEHREHLTLRLIAISFFALAAFVTFDSVTSLAGGGEAQHSTPGIIIAALSLAIMPVLSWLQRRAGRELGSRTAVADSKQTLLCTYVSAVLLMGLVLNSTLGWWWADAAAALVIAVIAVREGISAWQGDVCCTVPHAAEAPGDAGHGPDESSADGCCEGCGSGLGQQDITLTGTRPDGHA; this is translated from the coding sequence GTGAGCACCTCCCAACTCGCGCCAGCCCCGGCCCGCCGCGCCGTTCTGAGCCGCCGGATCCGGCTCTTCGCCGCCGCGACCATCAGCTACAACGTTATCGAGGCCGTTGTCGCCCTTTGGGCCGGTGGCGTCGCGGAATCCTCGGCGCTGATCGCGTTCGGACTGGATTCAGTGATCGAGGTGGCCTCGGCCCTCGCCCTGTCCTGGCAGTTCTCCGCCAAGGATCCCGAGCATCGCGAGCATCTGACGCTGCGGCTCATCGCGATCTCCTTCTTCGCCCTCGCCGCGTTCGTCACCTTCGACTCCGTGACCTCCCTGGCCGGCGGCGGCGAAGCGCAGCACTCCACACCGGGCATCATCATCGCTGCACTGAGCCTGGCCATCATGCCCGTCCTGTCCTGGCTGCAGCGCCGCGCCGGACGGGAGCTCGGATCCCGGACCGCGGTTGCCGATTCCAAACAGACTCTGCTGTGCACTTACGTTTCGGCCGTCCTGCTCATGGGCCTGGTCCTCAACAGCACCCTGGGCTGGTGGTGGGCCGACGCGGCCGCCGCGCTGGTCATCGCTGTCATCGCCGTCCGGGAAGGCATAAGCGCCTGGCAGGGCGACGTATGCTGCACTGTTCCCCATGCAGCTGAGGCGCCCGGAGACGCAGGACACGGTCCGGATGAATCTTCCGCCGACGGCTGTTGCGAGGGGTGCGGGTCAGGGCTCGGACAGCAAGACATCACGCTGACCGGCACCCGCCCGGACGGGCACGCATGA
- a CDS encoding metalloregulator ArsR/SmtB family transcription factor: protein MVTLTHAPVLARFGYAVSDPTRARILLALAEAPAYPSDLADSLGVSRQSISNHLTCLRGCGLVVSVPDGRRSRYELADARLGHAIGDLLGVVLAVDPSCCAPDGTCLT from the coding sequence ATGGTAACACTCACGCATGCACCGGTGCTGGCGCGGTTCGGCTACGCGGTCTCGGATCCGACCCGGGCTCGGATTCTTTTGGCTCTCGCGGAGGCACCCGCCTACCCGTCGGACCTGGCTGATTCTCTGGGCGTATCGCGACAGAGCATCTCCAACCATCTGACGTGTCTTCGCGGCTGCGGCCTCGTCGTGTCTGTTCCGGACGGTCGGCGGAGCCGGTACGAGCTCGCCGATGCCCGGCTGGGACACGCGATCGGTGACCTGCTCGGCGTCGTGCTGGCTGTGGACCCGTCCTGCTGCGCACCTGACGGGACGTGCCTGACGTGA
- a CDS encoding SOS response-associated peptidase: protein MCGRYVMSKATGDLLRHFEAKDVEGSPPAPSWNVAPTQDVPIIAERLDEDAVERRLLIARWGLVPSWVKDVKIGSKLINARSESILEKPAFRKAAIKRRALIPAYL, encoded by the coding sequence ATGTGCGGCAGGTACGTGATGTCCAAGGCGACCGGGGATCTCCTGCGTCATTTCGAGGCGAAGGACGTCGAGGGCAGCCCGCCTGCGCCGAGTTGGAATGTGGCGCCGACCCAGGATGTCCCGATCATCGCCGAGCGGCTGGATGAGGACGCCGTGGAGCGCCGGCTGTTGATCGCCCGCTGGGGCCTCGTCCCGTCCTGGGTCAAGGATGTGAAGATCGGCTCGAAGCTGATTAACGCCCGGAGCGAATCCATTCTGGAGAAGCCGGCTTTCCGCAAGGCGGCGATCAAGCGGCGGGCTCTGATCCCGGCTTATCTGTAG
- a CDS encoding IS110 family transposase, with protein MTTVACSHPFVIGVDTHARTHTYAVIAASGEHLGTQAFPNTHAGRNRAIAWAARRTGGDLGALWVIEGTGSYGALLTGTVGRAGYRVVEAPRAYAPARRGAGKSDPLDAAAIAAAALPLDEARLRIPRQDDGIRAALRVLVAAREQMTLERTAKVNALTALLRAIDLGIDARKPLTDTQITEISHWRARDEELALSTARAEAVRLAKRITTLDAELKDNHTRTTELLESSPAAPLLEETGIGTVTAAVVYTAWSHLGRVRSEAAFAALAGVNPIPASSGNTVRHRLNRGGDRRLNSALHMATVVRMVHDPVTRAYAERKKVEGKNPREIRRILKRYLARHLYRALNALHTANDTVPRTA; from the coding sequence ATGACCACTGTCGCATGCTCCCACCCGTTCGTCATCGGCGTGGACACCCACGCCCGCACACATACCTATGCCGTTATCGCCGCCAGCGGCGAGCATCTGGGCACCCAGGCCTTCCCGAATACGCACGCCGGTAGGAACCGTGCGATCGCCTGGGCCGCACGCCGCACGGGCGGCGACCTCGGTGCCTTGTGGGTCATCGAGGGCACCGGCAGCTACGGGGCCCTGCTCACGGGCACCGTCGGAAGGGCGGGGTACCGAGTCGTTGAAGCCCCCAGGGCCTACGCACCCGCCCGCCGGGGCGCCGGAAAATCCGATCCGCTGGACGCGGCCGCCATCGCTGCAGCAGCTCTTCCACTGGACGAGGCTCGTCTGCGAATCCCGCGACAGGACGATGGAATCCGTGCCGCCCTGCGCGTCCTGGTCGCCGCCAGAGAGCAGATGACGCTCGAGCGGACCGCTAAGGTCAACGCCCTTACCGCCCTACTGCGGGCCATCGACCTAGGAATCGACGCCCGCAAGCCCCTCACCGATACCCAGATCACCGAGATCTCCCACTGGCGCGCCCGCGACGAAGAGTTGGCTCTGTCGACTGCGCGGGCCGAGGCCGTCCGGCTCGCCAAGCGCATCACCACGCTGGACGCCGAGCTTAAGGACAATCACACCCGCACCACGGAGCTTCTGGAGTCCAGCCCCGCCGCTCCGCTTCTGGAGGAAACAGGAATCGGGACCGTGACCGCCGCCGTGGTCTACACAGCCTGGTCGCATCTGGGCCGGGTACGTTCCGAGGCCGCCTTCGCCGCCCTGGCCGGGGTCAATCCCATCCCAGCATCGTCGGGGAACACAGTCCGACACAGACTCAACAGAGGAGGCGACAGGCGCCTCAACAGTGCACTCCACATGGCTACCGTCGTCAGGATGGTCCACGACCCCGTCACCCGGGCCTATGCCGAACGCAAGAAAGTCGAAGGTAAGAACCCACGAGAGATCCGCCGCATCCTCAAGAGATATCTCGCCCGGCACCTCTATCGCGCCCTGAACGCGCTCCACACCGCTAACGACACGGTCCCGAGGACGGCTTGA
- a CDS encoding IS110 family transposase: MDQGFDVYCGLDVGKSEHHATALSRAGERLFDKPLPQDEARLRELFTTLQQHGNVLMVVDQPNTIGALPVAVARDCGCEVAYLPGLAMRKAADLHPGNSKTDARDAFIIAETARAMPHTLRAVDRDSEVLSALKVLSGFDADLTHECTRAINRLRSLLLQIFPALERAFPGTVLTRPLVLDLLIKYAGPTGLRAAGRTNVLRWARHHSRKDPVQLVDAIFTALGEQTVTVAGTEAVELVIPRVAAQIKELKHQRAIVADEVEKLLDDFPLSRVLMSMPGVGIKTAATILLTIGDASSFKTAGHLAAYAGIAPVTRRSGTSIRGEFPARSGNKQLKNALFRSAWIASCHDPLSKAYYDRKRAQGKKHNAAIICLARRRCDVIHAMLRNGTLYEEKAPQAA, encoded by the coding sequence ATGGATCAGGGATTCGACGTTTACTGCGGACTTGATGTCGGCAAGAGCGAACACCACGCCACCGCGCTGAGCCGCGCCGGCGAACGCCTTTTTGATAAGCCGTTGCCGCAGGACGAAGCCCGGCTGCGGGAGCTTTTCACGACGCTGCAGCAGCATGGGAACGTGCTGATGGTCGTGGACCAGCCCAACACCATCGGTGCCCTGCCCGTGGCGGTGGCCAGGGATTGCGGCTGCGAAGTCGCTTACCTGCCCGGGCTGGCCATGCGCAAAGCGGCGGATCTGCATCCCGGTAATTCGAAAACAGATGCCCGGGACGCATTCATCATTGCCGAGACAGCCCGGGCGATGCCTCACACGCTGCGGGCCGTGGACCGGGACAGCGAGGTCCTCTCCGCACTGAAAGTCCTCTCCGGGTTCGACGCCGATCTGACCCACGAATGCACCCGCGCCATCAACCGGCTGCGGTCCCTGCTGCTGCAGATCTTCCCGGCCCTGGAACGTGCCTTCCCCGGCACGGTCCTGACCCGTCCCCTCGTCCTGGACCTGCTGATCAAATACGCCGGTCCCACGGGCCTGCGCGCCGCAGGCCGCACCAACGTGCTGCGCTGGGCCCGCCACCACAGCCGGAAGGACCCCGTCCAGCTTGTAGATGCAATCTTCACCGCGCTCGGAGAGCAGACGGTAACCGTCGCCGGAACCGAAGCCGTCGAACTCGTCATCCCGCGCGTCGCCGCCCAGATCAAGGAACTCAAACACCAGCGCGCCATCGTCGCCGACGAAGTCGAGAAACTCCTGGACGACTTCCCTCTTTCCCGGGTCTTGATGTCCATGCCGGGAGTCGGCATCAAGACCGCCGCGACGATACTCCTGACCATCGGCGACGCAAGCAGCTTCAAAACCGCCGGGCACCTCGCCGCCTACGCCGGCATCGCGCCCGTCACCCGCCGGTCCGGCACCTCCATCCGCGGCGAATTCCCGGCCCGCTCCGGCAACAAACAACTCAAGAACGCGCTCTTCCGATCCGCCTGGATCGCCTCGTGCCATGACCCGCTCTCCAAGGCCTACTACGACCGGAAACGCGCCCAAGGAAAGAAGCACAACGCCGCCATCATCTGCCTCGCCCGGCGCCGCTGCGACGTCATCCACGCGATGCTCCGAAACGGGACACTCTACGAGGAAAAAGCTCCCCAGGCCGCTTGA
- a CDS encoding helix-turn-helix domain-containing protein has protein sequence MLTLDQVKEVLNVNTPLVYALVRSGELRAAQFGGRGVWRVREDDLLAYIEAAYDKTAQRIAAGQIPEETTTED, from the coding sequence ATGCTGACGTTGGATCAGGTGAAGGAAGTCCTGAACGTCAACACACCTTTGGTGTATGCGCTGGTGCGCAGCGGGGAACTGCGGGCCGCGCAGTTCGGCGGCCGCGGCGTCTGGCGCGTCCGGGAGGATGACCTGCTGGCCTACATCGAGGCCGCCTACGACAAGACGGCCCAGCGGATCGCCGCCGGGCAGATCCCCGAGGAAACAACCACCGAGGACTGA
- the ssb gene encoding single-stranded DNA-binding protein, with protein sequence MTGGTSVVVIGSLTADPVLRSTGAGTAVARFTIASTPGTFDAPTGRWTDGDTLFQSATAWRGTAEHAAVSLAKGMRVIATGTLKPRSYTAKTGEVRTVVELEVEDIGPSLRHTTAEVTRTGPGPEEDEELPPDRFSLSAREYGNDDDAWFGLAANPDGHINVPAPDPEPPL encoded by the coding sequence ATGACCGGCGGAACCAGCGTGGTAGTCATCGGAAGCCTCACCGCCGACCCGGTGCTGCGGTCCACGGGAGCCGGAACGGCCGTCGCCCGTTTCACCATCGCCTCCACTCCCGGGACCTTCGACGCCCCGACCGGCCGGTGGACCGACGGGGATACCCTGTTCCAGTCCGCCACGGCGTGGCGCGGGACCGCTGAACACGCGGCCGTGTCCCTGGCCAAGGGCATGCGCGTGATCGCCACCGGCACCCTGAAGCCCCGGTCCTATACGGCGAAGACGGGGGAGGTGCGCACTGTCGTCGAGCTCGAGGTCGAGGACATCGGCCCGTCCCTGCGCCACACCACCGCGGAAGTCACGCGCACCGGCCCCGGCCCGGAGGAGGATGAGGAGCTCCCGCCGGACAGGTTCAGCCTGTCCGCCCGGGAGTATGGGAACGATGATGATGCGTGGTTTGGGCTCGCGGCCAACCCGGACGGCCACATCAATGTCCCGGCCCCCGATCCCGAGCCGCCCCTCTGA
- a CDS encoding glutaredoxin family protein, producing MTLTIYAKAVGCFGCAKTRQKFTDVGIAFTEVDVTANPGAFEYITEELGYSQVPVVVYDTDDSEDRWSGLNPARIARVIGIETVREGALA from the coding sequence ATGACCCTCACCATCTACGCCAAGGCCGTCGGATGCTTCGGCTGCGCCAAGACCAGGCAGAAGTTCACCGACGTCGGCATCGCCTTCACCGAGGTGGATGTGACCGCCAACCCGGGCGCCTTCGAGTACATCACCGAGGAGCTCGGCTACTCCCAGGTCCCCGTGGTGGTCTACGACACGGATGACAGCGAGGACCGCTGGTCCGGGCTGAACCCGGCCAGGATCGCCCGGGTCATCGGGATCGAAACCGTCCGGGAAGGCGCTCTGGCATGA
- a CDS encoding Mu transposase C-terminal domain-containing protein: protein MEADPDRIVADGQLTMSDAAWEQAKSRAAVIGALATRRVTGIAAADEAAMKLGVSRRQVYVLLGRYRQGSGLVTDLALHRSTGGKGGNRLPEEVEDIVRGLIRRRFLTRQKLSVAALHREIIRTCTLQGIKAPTRNTVSRRISMLNPVEVGRRREGRDAVRPLQSAGGEVPVIGSILEQVQIDHTVIDVVVVDERERRPVGRPYLTVAIDVFSRALVGLVLTLEPPSALSVGLCLAHAVADKRPWLEQLGVSVQWPMSGKPKSLFLDNAAEFKSEALRRGCEQHGIRLSYRPPGQPHYGGIVERVIGTFMREIHQLPGTTFSSPVERGRYDSEKMAALTLPELEKWLVLAVASYHGSRHSTLGQTPAAAWAAGTAATGIPAVTANQTAFLVDFLPVIRRTLTRTGFLIDHVHYFANALKPWISRRDRLGKFIIRRDPRDISRIWVLEPDGHNYVEVPYRSISNPSISLWEHRQALTRLRERGAAQVDEATLFRMIEQMRQVSETAVKTTKSLRRETERRKQAKDPHHSGTQSTQIPSALDVPVDVEPGEAAVQPFEQIEEW, encoded by the coding sequence ATGGAGGCTGATCCGGACCGGATTGTTGCGGATGGGCAGCTGACAATGTCGGACGCTGCATGGGAACAGGCCAAGAGTCGTGCGGCAGTGATCGGTGCGCTGGCGACGCGTCGCGTTACGGGGATTGCTGCCGCTGATGAGGCAGCTATGAAGCTGGGTGTTTCCCGGCGTCAGGTTTATGTATTGCTTGGCCGCTACCGCCAGGGCTCAGGTCTTGTAACTGATCTCGCGCTCCATCGTTCGACCGGCGGCAAGGGCGGAAACCGTCTGCCTGAAGAGGTTGAGGACATTGTGCGCGGCCTGATTCGTCGGCGGTTTTTGACACGGCAGAAGTTGAGTGTGGCGGCATTGCATCGGGAGATCATCCGGACCTGTACGTTGCAAGGAATAAAGGCTCCGACCAGAAACACGGTCAGCCGTCGCATCTCGATGCTGAACCCGGTTGAGGTTGGGCGTCGCAGGGAGGGCCGGGATGCTGTGAGGCCGCTGCAATCAGCTGGTGGTGAGGTGCCGGTGATCGGCTCGATCCTGGAACAGGTTCAGATTGATCACACGGTTATAGACGTCGTCGTCGTGGATGAACGCGAGCGTCGACCAGTTGGCCGCCCATATTTGACCGTTGCCATCGATGTCTTTAGTCGGGCTCTTGTCGGGCTGGTCCTCACACTGGAACCGCCGTCGGCATTGTCGGTCGGGCTGTGCCTGGCTCACGCTGTTGCTGACAAACGTCCCTGGCTAGAGCAGCTCGGCGTCAGCGTTCAGTGGCCAATGAGTGGTAAGCCCAAGTCGCTGTTCCTCGATAACGCGGCAGAGTTCAAGAGCGAGGCGTTGCGGCGCGGCTGCGAGCAGCACGGCATCCGCTTGTCCTATCGTCCCCCTGGACAGCCCCACTACGGAGGCATTGTTGAACGCGTCATCGGCACGTTCATGCGTGAAATCCACCAGCTACCCGGCACGACCTTCTCGAGTCCGGTGGAGCGGGGCCGGTATGACTCGGAAAAGATGGCCGCACTGACCTTGCCCGAATTGGAAAAGTGGCTGGTGCTGGCCGTCGCCAGCTACCACGGCAGCAGGCACAGCACGTTAGGTCAAACGCCGGCCGCTGCATGGGCTGCCGGGACTGCTGCCACCGGCATACCTGCAGTTACGGCAAATCAGACGGCATTCCTCGTGGACTTCCTACCGGTCATCCGTCGCACGCTGACCCGCACCGGTTTCCTCATCGACCACGTCCATTACTTCGCCAATGCCTTGAAACCATGGATCAGCCGACGTGACAGATTAGGCAAATTCATCATCCGACGCGATCCCCGGGACATCAGCAGAATATGGGTCCTGGAACCGGACGGTCATAACTATGTGGAGGTCCCTTACCGGTCGATCTCCAACCCTTCCATCAGCCTCTGGGAACACAGGCAAGCTCTGACCCGACTACGCGAACGCGGCGCAGCCCAAGTGGACGAAGCAACCTTGTTCCGGATGATCGAGCAAATGCGCCAAGTCAGCGAGACTGCCGTGAAAACGACCAAAAGCCTGCGGAGGGAAACAGAACGCCGCAAACAGGCTAAAGACCCACACCACTCAGGCACCCAATCCACACAAATCCCATCTGCACTGGATGTGCCGGTAGACGTCGAGCCGGGAGAGGCCGCCGTTCAACCCTTTGAGCAAATTGAGGAATGGTAA
- a CDS encoding TniB family NTP-binding protein has protein sequence MVTVDNRQPPAPAHLHPAARELSKLPTEERLQRIRADRWIGYPKAVDAVERMEVLFGWPRKQRMPNLLLIGPTNNGKSMIVERFRRAHPTVTGPAGENIPVVCLQMPSEPSALRFYTALLSAIGAPLRPQRRLPEAERLSLSLLREVGVRILVIDEIHNVLAGPGEKRREFLNLLRFLGNELHVPLVGVGTREAYLAVRSDDQLENRFEPFILPLWEVGDEARSLLASFAASFPLRRPSLIDTEDMTRYLLARSEGTIGELARLLTAAAVAAVETGEERINHRTLTLADYLGPTERRRIFERQLL, from the coding sequence ATGGTAACCGTGGACAATCGCCAGCCGCCGGCTCCGGCGCACCTTCATCCTGCAGCACGGGAACTTTCAAAGCTTCCAACGGAAGAGCGCTTGCAGCGCATTCGCGCGGACCGGTGGATCGGCTATCCGAAGGCCGTTGACGCTGTAGAACGCATGGAGGTGCTCTTTGGCTGGCCGAGAAAACAGCGCATGCCCAACCTGTTGCTGATCGGACCAACGAACAATGGCAAATCCATGATCGTCGAACGGTTCCGTCGGGCACACCCCACCGTGACAGGACCCGCCGGTGAGAACATACCCGTTGTATGTCTGCAGATGCCATCGGAACCATCAGCGCTTCGGTTCTATACGGCCCTGCTTTCGGCGATTGGTGCGCCGTTACGGCCACAGCGGCGCCTCCCCGAAGCTGAACGACTGTCACTTTCACTCCTGCGAGAGGTGGGAGTCCGAATATTGGTGATCGACGAGATCCACAACGTCCTGGCTGGACCGGGTGAGAAACGACGGGAGTTTCTCAATCTGTTGCGGTTTCTTGGTAACGAGCTCCACGTTCCCCTGGTTGGCGTCGGCACCCGCGAGGCCTACCTTGCCGTCAGATCCGATGACCAGCTCGAGAACAGGTTTGAACCGTTCATCCTGCCGCTCTGGGAAGTGGGCGACGAAGCCCGGTCGCTGCTGGCCAGCTTCGCTGCTTCATTTCCCCTGCGCCGTCCATCCCTGATCGATACGGAGGACATGACCCGGTATCTGCTCGCACGCAGCGAGGGCACCATCGGGGAACTCGCCCGCCTGCTGACGGCCGCCGCTGTCGCCGCTGTTGAGACGGGCGAAGAGAGGATCAACCACCGGACGTTGACCCTGGCCGATTACCTAGGCCCTACCGAACGACGCAGGATTTTCGAAAGACAACTGCTGTGA
- a CDS encoding ATP-binding cassette domain-containing protein, giving the protein MTLGDAAAEPLVHIKDFRMDFGDTTVISDLSFDVRAGETFGFLGSNGSGKTTTLRALLGIYQPTAGTLHIGGKPFTPQDGARLGYLPEERGLYKKESVLDVMVYFGRLKGLDKARAKAWSRDYLERVDLADKATTRLDRLSGGQQQKIQLGVTIMNDPELLILDEPTKGFDPVNRRLLMDIIEDQKLAGATVIMVTHQMEEVERLCDRVILLKDGTSRAYGTVAEVQEQFGGTVYRLSYTGPLPSSALYDIVSAAGGHAELSPNPGADEATVLRELIGHGVAVKSFATARTSLDEVFIKIYGETHDMAEA; this is encoded by the coding sequence ATGACGCTGGGGGACGCGGCCGCCGAGCCGCTGGTACACATCAAGGACTTCCGGATGGACTTCGGGGACACGACGGTCATCAGTGACCTCTCTTTCGACGTCCGGGCGGGGGAAACCTTCGGGTTCCTGGGCAGCAACGGCTCGGGGAAGACCACGACGCTGCGGGCGCTGCTGGGGATCTACCAGCCGACCGCCGGGACCCTCCACATCGGCGGCAAACCCTTCACCCCGCAGGACGGGGCCCGCCTCGGCTACCTGCCCGAGGAGCGCGGACTTTACAAGAAAGAGTCCGTCCTGGACGTGATGGTCTACTTCGGCCGGCTCAAGGGCCTGGACAAAGCCCGCGCGAAGGCCTGGTCCCGGGACTACCTGGAACGGGTCGACCTGGCCGACAAAGCCACCACCCGGCTGGATAGGCTCTCCGGCGGGCAGCAGCAAAAGATCCAGCTCGGCGTGACCATCATGAACGACCCCGAACTGCTGATCCTGGACGAACCGACCAAGGGCTTCGACCCGGTCAACCGGCGGCTGCTGATGGACATCATCGAGGACCAGAAGCTCGCCGGCGCGACCGTCATCATGGTCACCCACCAGATGGAAGAAGTCGAACGCCTCTGTGACCGGGTGATCCTGCTCAAGGACGGCACCTCCCGCGCCTACGGCACCGTCGCCGAGGTCCAGGAACAGTTCGGCGGCACCGTCTACCGGCTCTCCTACACCGGGCCCCTGCCTTCTTCGGCCCTGTATGACATCGTCAGTGCCGCCGGCGGGCACGCCGAACTCTCCCCCAACCCCGGCGCGGACGAAGCAACGGTGCTGCGCGAGCTCATCGGCCACGGCGTGGCCGTGAAGTCCTTCGCCACCGCCAGGACGTCCCTGGACGAGGTCTTCATCAAGATCTACGGCGAAACCCACGACATGGCGGAGGCATAA